Proteins encoded by one window of Camelus bactrianus isolate YW-2024 breed Bactrian camel chromosome 9, ASM4877302v1, whole genome shotgun sequence:
- the LOC105079257 gene encoding 3 beta-hydroxysteroid dehydrogenase/Delta 5-->4-isomerase isoform X2, with protein MLEGDILDKQCLKDACQGISVVIHTAAIIDVVNAVQQETIMNINVKGTQLLLEACVQASVPIFIYTSTIEVAGPNSYKEVIQNGHEEEHLESRWPAPYPQSKKLAEKAVLEANGCALKNGGTLYTCSLRPMYIYGERSPFLSGHIDCALKNNGMLTNYGRFSVVNPVYVGNVAWAHILALRALRDPRKAPSIQGQFYYISDDTPHQSYDDLNYALSKDWGFRLDSRMNLPIFLQYWLAFLLEMVGFLLSPIYKYKPTFSRHLVTLSNSVFTFSYKKAQRDLGYEPLFTWEEASQNTTEWVGSLVRQHRETLKTKTH; from the exons ATGCTGGAGGGAGACATTCTGGATAAGCAGTGCCTGAAGGACGCCTGCCAGGGCATCTCAGTGGTCATCCACACGGCCGCCATCATTGACGTCGTGAATGCCGTGCAGCAGGAGACCATCATGAACATCAACGTGAAAG GTACCCAGCTCCTGTTGGAGGCCTGTGTTCAGGCGAGTGTGCCCATCTTCATCTATACCAGCACCATAGAGGTGGCTGGGCCCAACTCCTACAAAGAGGTCATCCAGAATGGCCACGAAGAAGAGCATCTAGAAAGCCGATGGCCCGCTCCATATCCACAAAGCAAAAAGCTTGCTGAGAAGGCTGTGCTGGAAGCTAATGGGTGCGCTCTTAAAAATGGTGGCACTTTGTACACTTGCTCCTTACGGCCCATGTATATCTATGGGGAGAGGAGCCCCTTCCTTTCTGGCCACATAGACTGTGCCCTGAAGAACAATGGCATGCTGACAAATTACGGCAGGTTCTCCGTCGTCAACCCAGTTTATGTTGGCAATGTGGCCTGGGCCCATATTCTGGCCTTGAGGGCCCTGCGGGACCCCAGAAAGGCCCCAAGCATCCAAGGACAGTTCTACTACATCTCAGACGACACGCCTCACCAAAGCTATGATGACCTCAATTACGCTTTGAGCAAAGACTGGGGCTTCCGGCTTGATTCCAGAATGAACCTTCCTATTTTTCTGCAGTATTGGCTTGCCTTCCTGCTGGAAATGGTGGGCTTCTTGCTTAGTCCAATTTACAAATATAAGCCCACCTTCAGCCGCCACCTCGTGACACTATCAAACAGTGTGTTCACCTTCTCCTATAAGAAAGCTCAGCGAGATCTGGGGTATGAACCCCTCTTCACGTGGGAGGAAGCCAGCCAGAATACCACGGAGTGGGTTGGCTCCCTGGTGAGACAGCACAGGGAGACCCTGAAAACAAAGACTCACTGA
- the LOC105079257 gene encoding 3 beta-hydroxysteroid dehydrogenase/Delta 5-->4-isomerase isoform X1, translated as MSGWSCLVTGGGGFVGQRIVRLLVEEKDLQEIRLLDKVFKSEVREEFSKLQSKIKLTMLEGDILDKQCLKDACQGISVVIHTAAIIDVVNAVQQETIMNINVKGTQLLLEACVQASVPIFIYTSTIEVAGPNSYKEVIQNGHEEEHLESRWPAPYPQSKKLAEKAVLEANGCALKNGGTLYTCSLRPMYIYGERSPFLSGHIDCALKNNGMLTNYGRFSVVNPVYVGNVAWAHILALRALRDPRKAPSIQGQFYYISDDTPHQSYDDLNYALSKDWGFRLDSRMNLPIFLQYWLAFLLEMVGFLLSPIYKYKPTFSRHLVTLSNSVFTFSYKKAQRDLGYEPLFTWEEASQNTTEWVGSLVRQHRETLKTKTH; from the exons ATGTCTGGGTGGAGCTGCCTTGtgacaggaggaggaggctttGTGGGTCAGAGGATCGTCCGCTTGTTGGTGGAGGAGAAGGATCTGCAGGAGATCCGGCTCCTAGACAAAGTCTTCAAATCAGAAGTTCGAGAGGAATTTTCTA AGCTCCAGAGCAAGATCAAGCTGACCATGCTGGAGGGAGACATTCTGGATAAGCAGTGCCTGAAGGACGCCTGCCAGGGCATCTCAGTGGTCATCCACACGGCCGCCATCATTGACGTCGTGAATGCCGTGCAGCAGGAGACCATCATGAACATCAACGTGAAAG GTACCCAGCTCCTGTTGGAGGCCTGTGTTCAGGCGAGTGTGCCCATCTTCATCTATACCAGCACCATAGAGGTGGCTGGGCCCAACTCCTACAAAGAGGTCATCCAGAATGGCCACGAAGAAGAGCATCTAGAAAGCCGATGGCCCGCTCCATATCCACAAAGCAAAAAGCTTGCTGAGAAGGCTGTGCTGGAAGCTAATGGGTGCGCTCTTAAAAATGGTGGCACTTTGTACACTTGCTCCTTACGGCCCATGTATATCTATGGGGAGAGGAGCCCCTTCCTTTCTGGCCACATAGACTGTGCCCTGAAGAACAATGGCATGCTGACAAATTACGGCAGGTTCTCCGTCGTCAACCCAGTTTATGTTGGCAATGTGGCCTGGGCCCATATTCTGGCCTTGAGGGCCCTGCGGGACCCCAGAAAGGCCCCAAGCATCCAAGGACAGTTCTACTACATCTCAGACGACACGCCTCACCAAAGCTATGATGACCTCAATTACGCTTTGAGCAAAGACTGGGGCTTCCGGCTTGATTCCAGAATGAACCTTCCTATTTTTCTGCAGTATTGGCTTGCCTTCCTGCTGGAAATGGTGGGCTTCTTGCTTAGTCCAATTTACAAATATAAGCCCACCTTCAGCCGCCACCTCGTGACACTATCAAACAGTGTGTTCACCTTCTCCTATAAGAAAGCTCAGCGAGATCTGGGGTATGAACCCCTCTTCACGTGGGAGGAAGCCAGCCAGAATACCACGGAGTGGGTTGGCTCCCTGGTGAGACAGCACAGGGAGACCCTGAAAACAAAGACTCACTGA